Genomic window (Leptospira bouyouniensis):
TTATCCACTTCTTCCATAGGTTTCACAGGGATTTCGATTTTTTCGATTCGGATTTCGTGTACAAAATCGGGGTCTTCGAATCGATCTAAAATTGTAATCCTTCTAGGGTATTGTTTTCCGTTCCATGGTTCATAAAATCCGTATTTCAAAACACCTTGGTAAAAAGTAAATAACTCGCGATATGTGAATTCTAACCATTCTAATGCCCCACTTTTTTGTTCAAAATAACCAAGGTATTGGTCTGTATCCGCAGTGGCATTCATCTGAACAGATGTGAAATAAACAACTTCATATAGTTGGTCTAGTTTTTGTTTTTGTCCTGAATATTGTATGATGGGAAAGTTTTTCAGTTTCCATGGTAATGTCAGATACAATCGAAGTGATTCTAAATAAATTCTCACTTCTGTATCGTCACTGTATGCTTTTCCAGTATCTGCGGAAATTTGGTAAGTTGATTTTTTTTCCAAACCATAGATGAGACCTTTTTTCTCTCCACCAAGAAACTCAACTTGCATTGCATCTGCTTCAAAATCCAGATGCACTCTCATTCTTAATTCTGGTTCTTTTATTGGTGTAAAAAATCGAACAAAATTACTATGCCAAACATCTTTGATGATAAATTGAACTTGTTTGTACTCTTTCCAATCCCCAGGAGTTAATTCTTTGATCGGAGGGTTTGTAACAACTGCTAGTCCCTTCTTTTTCAAATCCTGATCCACTTTTTCGTAAGACAAATGAGGAGGTCTTAAGTCTGCAGTACCACATGATAAAAGTAACAAGAGTGAAAGTAGAATTAAATTTTTAGAGTGGAACATAGACACCAAAATGGATCAAAAACAAATACCTGTCAATTGGGAAAGTGGTACAATGAAAATCGAAACCAAACAATGATTTACGGACTTAAAATTAAGTGGCAAATCTTAAAGGAAAACCTCAATTGAAATCGAGTAGGTCTTAATATAAATTTGATTCCGAAAGTATAAAAAACCTAAGATGATGAATACGAATTTATGAAAAGGGAACTTTAGTCGTAAGAAGAAGCTACGTCATTCGATCGAATGTAAGTGATTTTAGAGGAAGGCAAAGAAGAGAGAAAAGGTCGGAAACCCGACCCTCTCTTTCATAAATGATAATTATGCTTTTGCAGCACCTGTTTTTTTGATCGATTCCGCTACTTCATTGATTTTCGCTTTTACGGATTCAATTTTTCCTTCAGGCATTTTTGCTTTGATTTCTTCAGCAATTTTGTTGTAGTTTTCTACGATTTTAGAACGAGTTTCATCGTAGTTTTTTCCAGCAACACTAGAGAATTCTTTAATGTCTGTTAGGATTTTGTCCACAGATTGGCGGATTTTTACTGATTCTTCAGTATTGTCCAAAGCACCTTTAGAAACTAACTCATTGTAAGTAGATTCCAATTGTGTTTTTGCTTTTTCTAAACCTTCTTTTCCAGATTGAAAAAGACCGATTCCCGCGTTAAGAATGTCCATGATTTGTTTTTCCATAATTTAGCTCCTGGTTTTCACCTATTTGTGCAATGCACAATACAGTTATGTGCAATGCACAAATTTAAACAAGTACTTTTTCTAGGATTTATCGGTTTTTTTAAATTTTTTTTAGCTTACGCTAGGGAACTTTGGCCTTTGTTCAATCAGTTACGATTTCTAATGCACTAATGGGTTCTTTTTGCTGTGCCATAATCGATTCCAAAAATTTCACGTAGGCTTCTCGTCCAGGGTAAGCAACTTGATTCACACCTGTCTTTACAGCCGCTTCTGCCACCGCAGGAGCTACATGGTATAACACACGTTCGTCTAACGGTTTTGGAATGATATAGTTTTCTCCAAATCGGATTTCAATTTCGTTATAAGCCTGGCAAACTTCAACAGGAACAGGGATTTTTGTGAGTTCACTGAGAGCATAGGCTGCCGCCAATTTCATTTCCATGTTCACCACTTTGGCACGAACATCCAAAGCACCACGGAAGATAAATGGAAATCCGAGCACATTGTTCACTTGGTTTGGATAATCACTTCTACCTGTTGCCATGATTAGGTCTGGTCTTGCACGTTTCGCATCAGGATAAGGAATTTCAGGATCAGGATTGGCAAGAGCAAACATGATTGGTTTCTCCGCCATGGTTTTTACCATTGCTTCTGTCACAACATTGGCAACAGATACGCCAATGAAAAGGTCTGTCCCAGGAAAGATATCTTCTAATGTTTCTGCTTCTGTATTACGAACAAATGGAAGTTTGGATTCGTGAAGATTGGTTCGTTTATGATTGATCACACCACGTGAATCCAACATAAAAATGGATTCATGTTTCACTCCAATATGAGTTAACATCTCGGCTATGGAAATGGCCGCAGCCCCTGCTCCATTGATCACTACCTTTAAGTTTTCTGCTTTTTTGCCTGTGAGTTCAAGTGAATTGAGTAGTGCTGCCGTAGAGATGATTGCAGTTCCATGTTGGTCATCGTGGAATACAGGAATTTTCATACTTTCATCTAATGTTTTTTCGATATGAAAACATTCTGGTGCACGAATATCTTCTAAATTAATACCACCAAACGTTGGTTCGAGGGCTTTTACTATTGTGATGAATTTTTCAGGATCTGTTTCGTTGATTTCAATATCAAATACATCGATGCCTGCAAATTTTTTAAATAAGACAGCTTTTCCTTCCATCACTGGTTTGCCAGCGGAAGCACCAATGTTGCCAAGACCTAAAATGGCAGTTCCATTGGTGATGATCCCCACCAAGTTTCCTCGGTTGGTATACTCATAAACGAGATCAGGTTGTTTTTCAATTTCAAGGCAAGGGTATGCGACACCAGGAGAGTAAGCTAGTGACAGGTCGTAACTGTTCTCCGTTGGTTTTGTCGGAACTACTTTGGTTTTTCCTTTCGGAAACCTAGAGTGATACTCAAGCGCGTGATTTTTCATGGTCTATTTTCCCATGATTTCTGATTCAATGGAAAATCCTAGAATAAATTGGAACCAATGACATCCAAAAAAGGTTGTCAGTTGTTCTATGTCCCTTTAGATAAAGTCCTCATCAAAGTCCCAAGGAGGGCATTTTGGAACTGGTTGGCGAATTTTTTGGAACAGCTGTTTTGATTTTATTAGGAGATGGTGTTGTCGCTGGTGTTTTATTAGAAAAATCCAAAGCCAAAGATGGTGGTTGGATTACGATCACCACTGCTTGGGCGCTTGCGGTTTGTTTTGGAGTCCTTGTCGCTAAAGCACTCGGTAGTCCTGGAGCCCATTTGAATCCTGCTGTCACATTCTCTGCTTGTATCCAATCGGGAGACTATTCTATCTTATTACCCTATTCCCTCGCACAAGTCTCGGGGGCTGCACTTGGAGCTTTTTTGGTGTATTTACACTACCTTCCCCATTGGAAGGAAACAAGGGACCCAGGAAAAATTTTGGCCGTTTTTTCTACAGAACCTGCCATCAAACACACTCTCTCGAATGTGATCAGTGAAGGGTTTGGAACTTTTTTACTCGTCCTGGGAATCCATGCCATTTTTTCTCCTTTGAATGGTGGTGCACCAGGCATTGCTGGCACTGGTTTTGTGGCTCTCCTTGTTTGGGCCATCGGATTATCAATGGGTGGAACTACTGGGTATGCGATTAACCCTGCCCGTGACCTTGGTCCAAGGATCATCCATTCAATAGTAAAAATTCCCAATAAAGGGAATTCCGGTTGGAAGTATGCTTGGCTTCCCGTAGTGATTCCGTTAGTGGGTGGTGGTCTTGCTGCAGTTGTGATCCGTTGGGTAGTAGTATGAAGGGATTCATTTCTGCACTATTACTCATTGGATTTTCAATTTACGGCCAATCTACAAACAAAGACCAATCGAAAATTGAATTAGAGAATTGTGCCAATGCATACAATGCAAAACAATTTAAACAAGCAATCCAATACTGTGACGAAGCAATCAAACTTGATCCAAACAATGTAAATGCGATCGATATCCGGGGTTGGATCAAAGTCAATTTATACCAATATAATGACGCGATCAAAGATTTTGATTTGGCATTAAGTTTAGATCCTTCAAATTACCAAATTCATTTTAAAAAAGGTTATACATATTTTTATCTGAAAGAATATGAGAAGGCCATCTCTTCTCTCGATGAAGCAATAAAATTAAAACCAAACTATATCAATTCAACTTTTTATCGAGGTAAATCATTTCATAAATTAAATTTACTTAATAAGGCACAGAATGATTTTGAATCCTGCTTAAAAATAGATCCAAACTGGGTGGAAGCCCTTGTCGAAACAGCTGTGATTTTTTCCAAAAATAAAGAATTCAAAAAAGCTAATGAAACCTTTACTCAAATCATTTCCTTGGATAGCCAAAATGCATTTTCATTCTACAACCGAGGAGTGATTCTTTTGACCATTTTAAAGGAAGGGGAAGACTACGAAACGAAAGGATGTTCCGATTTAAAAATTGCGACGGAACTCGGTTATCCGAATGCTTCAAATGCCTACCAACAACTCTGTTCTATATAAAATATACGTTAAGAAGAATAGGATTTTTTTATGTTCAAACACCTTCTCCTCATCTCATCTTTTTTCCTTCTTTGTTTTCCCATTAGTTCAGATGATTCCGAACCAACCTTAGATTGTCGGAATACTATACGGCCTAGTTTTCCAGCCAAACGAGTTTTGATGGTTCATGTAGACACCAATCAAAAAGTTGGCGATTCTCTGCAAGCAGGACAGGTTGCAGGGACTATGACACCTTTGCCAGAAGTTATCTCAAAAAAATTTGAAACTCAATTTAGAACCGCAGAACAATTATATGCTGAAAAAAAATTCAATGAAGCTGTCGCTGTCTTAGAACCAACAGTTAAAGTTGAAAAAAATAATCCTTTTTTGTGGAATCTTTATGGGAGAGCCTTATATGCAGCCAATCGTAAAAAGGAAAGTTTTGTCGCCTATCAAACCTTACTTTCGATTATAGATGCAGATGAAACATATTTTGAAGATGGTTCACCTAATTTGGTCGTTTTAGATGCATGGTTTTTGGAAGCGTATTGGAAAATTAGTACACTTTACCTTGACCAAGGAGAGTATGCTAAATCGATTTTCTATAATCGAAAAATGCTCGATGTAGTGACATATGCAAACAAACATTATGATCCAGAAAAAATGATTTATAATGTTTCTGCATTAAGTTACCTTGCGGAGGCATATTATTTTTTAAAAATAAAAGAAGCAAACCAATATTATGCTTGTGAAACGTTGAAGTTAGATAAAGACAATCAATATGTTTTTCAGTTTTTATTGCTGTAGAAAAAAGATTAGAATTGGATTTTAAATGTTAGGCTGATAACAAAGAATTCTTTAAACAATTCCAATTCTTACTTACTCTAATATATTCTCGAAAAACTTCCAAAATATCATTATCTTAGGATCTGCAGAAATATGAACTTTTTTTAATAAAATCCTCCGTAATTTTTTTTTAGATTTGAATCAACTTCGATCATAATTCATATTATGCATCACTAAAATAGTTTCCCCTAGCAGTAAACTGGAAAGGTAATCTTATGAAAAAAACAATTTATTTTCTTGTTTTCTCGTTTTGTATTGTGAGTAATTTATTTGCTCAAGAATCAAGATATAAAGCATTAACAGATGTTTCCACGGGAGAAGAACTGAATCTTTTTTTAAGTTATTATTATACAAATTCAAATTTAGATTTAGTTCCGAAAGCGTTACGTTATATACACATTAAAAAAATTAATTCTAACAAAGAAACAGAAAGACATATTGTTCCATTCTTTGCACAGGTTTTTAAAGCCAATGATGATAAAATACCTTCTTGGTTTGAAGAATTACAAAATTTAACAGATGATGATATGTATATTTTTTCGCATGCTCTGTTTCTATCCGGAGGATCTAATGCAAAAAAAGTAATACAAAAGTTTCTAGACTCCACAGACAATGATGAGCTAAAACAAGTCCTAACAAAATTATCATCCGATCGACAAGCAATTGATTTGAGGACTATCCCACTCACGAATCCCGTATATCTAGATATGATTTGGAGTTCCTTTTTTGCTACAGGAGATGTTTCCTATCTTGATCGATTAATTTTGGCAACAGATTCGAATAAAAAAACAGTGGATGAAATTCTAATTTACTCAGCGGCAAGGTGGTCACTTAAGGCAGTCGCAAAGGATCATAAAAAAGTTTTCGATTTTTGTATTAGCAAAAAAAGTAAATATTCGAAAGATATCAATGCTTTTTTAAATGATATTGAATCATAACTATTACTTAAAATTATTATCCGATTAATCGTACTTTCATGTCCAGAAAAGTACTCAGAAAAAAAATTGTTAAAATGTAATGTCTAATTCTGAATCTTCTGAAACAAAACGCATGCTGGTAATTGATTCATTTTTCCAGTTTGCAAATCTTTACAACTAGATGCCATTACCTGTTTGTAGCATTCCTTAAAAGTAGATTGGATTTGGATTGGATCACTACCAATGAGTTTATAAGCATTACTTTCTCGAAATCGTTTTTGACAATTGGATTCTTCCAATCGGCTTTCCGTAAATTTTTTTAAGTTTTCTGGAATAGAATTCCATTCCGCATCTGCACATTCTCGAAATTTTTTACAAAGTTCTGAAGTCAATGTTAATGACTCATTCTGCCATTCAATATGATTGATTCCTTTTTCTTTTTTACAGGAAGAAAGTTGGCACAATAAGAAAAGTAAAATGATAAAAACGAAGGATGTATTAGGATATGTTTTGAACTTGGATCGATTGAGAAATGAATTCATTGAAAAAGACCTTTAATACTTCATATAAGTAAATCTCGAAAAAATTGCAATACGTTAATTTTATCGATCTATTTGGTTGTGTCTGCCGTTTCTTTTTTACGTATCAAAATTTCAATCCGTTCTTCATTTGCTTTTTTTTCAGGTGTATCTGAAGTTTTTGATTTTTGGAACATCGCATAACCTTGCACAGACACTTGTTCTTTGGGAATTCCATATTCGTTTACTAATTTTTCTGCAAGTAGTGATGCTCGATTAGAGTGGTAATCCCAAGAGTTTTGGAATTTGGATTTATCGATTTGAGATTCATATGGGATATGAACACGGACAACAATATCGATATCCATTCCTTTGGATAAGACAGCCAATTGTTCAAAAGCAAATTTGAGATCTGGATCTGTTTTTAATACATCATCCGATGCAAGGTCGGAGCCCGCAAAAGTTAATTTTAACTCTTCTGTTTCCGCAAGACCTAGTTTTAATTTTGCTTTTTCTTTCAGTGTTTTAAGAGCAAAGCCAATTCGTTCCCAGAGACGGAAAACTTCCGATTTTGGAACCATTGTATCATCTTCCAAAATTCCAGAACCACCGTCTAGAAGTGCACCGACAGAACTTACATTCAATCCAAATCCTCGTTTGATGTCTTTTGCGACTTCATTCAATCGTTTGGAGTCAACCTTACTGACTGCATAAAGAATGATAAACAATCCTAAAAGGAGTGTAATCATATCCGCATAAGTTAATAACCAACGATCATTTGATTCTACATGTTTATCTTCTTTGGAAACAAAACGGGAACGTCTTCTCATGATTCCTCTTTCAGTGATGGAAAGGCTTTAAATAAAAAATCCCACTCTTTTTCTTGGACTAACGCATAAAATTCATCGAATAACGCCTGATTGACTGGCAACGTTGCATAATATCCTTGTTCCACTTTTTTAAAAAGAGGGTATACCCCGAGTAATTTTGACATCATGGCTGCTGGCTTAATGATATAAGCGCTGACTGGTTTATGAGCAAGTTCAAAAAACTTCTTTAAATTAAACAAGACAACCTCCAATTGTTTTTTGCGAACATCCCTTTTGTCCAATTCACAAAATAATTGAAAGTATTCTTCTTGGTTAATTTCATTACCAAATACCCAACCTTTAGAAACTAATAATTTTGCCATCTCGATATCTAATTCGTCAGTAATAGAATTTAATTCCATCAGACGTTCGATACTTTCTCGAGTTCCTTCCTTTAACATATTTTTGACTTTGCCATAGGTTTGGAACGCTAAGGATTCCCATTCTTCCTTTCCATCTAAATTATAAACTGTTTCAAAGAAAAACTTCGCCATCGCAATCGTTTCAGATCGGTGGAAAAAATCATAATAGAACATATGAAATCGTTCCACTTGCGCGCGAACAATCTCCCTCCTTGCCACTAAGATTTCTTCTGATAAATTTTGGTTCATGGATTAGAGATGCCATTTAATAAATAAGATGGAAAACCTTGTTGGTCTCTTTCAAATGGCGCGATTGAATATTGATTGGGAATCGAAATGATTTCTTGGTAAAA
Coding sequences:
- a CDS encoding tetratricopeptide repeat protein, which produces MKGFISALLLIGFSIYGQSTNKDQSKIELENCANAYNAKQFKQAIQYCDEAIKLDPNNVNAIDIRGWIKVNLYQYNDAIKDFDLALSLDPSNYQIHFKKGYTYFYLKEYEKAISSLDEAIKLKPNYINSTFYRGKSFHKLNLLNKAQNDFESCLKIDPNWVEALVETAVIFSKNKEFKKANETFTQIISLDSQNAFSFYNRGVILLTILKEGEDYETKGCSDLKIATELGYPNASNAYQQLCSI
- a CDS encoding FFLEELY motif protein, with the translated sequence MNQNLSEEILVARREIVRAQVERFHMFYYDFFHRSETIAMAKFFFETVYNLDGKEEWESLAFQTYGKVKNMLKEGTRESIERLMELNSITDELDIEMAKLLVSKGWVFGNEINQEEYFQLFCELDKRDVRKKQLEVVLFNLKKFFELAHKPVSAYIIKPAAMMSKLLGVYPLFKKVEQGYYATLPVNQALFDEFYALVQEKEWDFLFKAFPSLKEES
- a CDS encoding malic enzyme-like NAD(P)-binding protein gives rise to the protein MKNHALEYHSRFPKGKTKVVPTKPTENSYDLSLAYSPGVAYPCLEIEKQPDLVYEYTNRGNLVGIITNGTAILGLGNIGASAGKPVMEGKAVLFKKFAGIDVFDIEINETDPEKFITIVKALEPTFGGINLEDIRAPECFHIEKTLDESMKIPVFHDDQHGTAIISTAALLNSLELTGKKAENLKVVINGAGAAAISIAEMLTHIGVKHESIFMLDSRGVINHKRTNLHESKLPFVRNTEAETLEDIFPGTDLFIGVSVANVVTEAMVKTMAEKPIMFALANPDPEIPYPDAKRARPDLIMATGRSDYPNQVNNVLGFPFIFRGALDVRAKVVNMEMKLAAAYALSELTKIPVPVEVCQAYNEIEIRFGENYIIPKPLDERVLYHVAPAVAEAAVKTGVNQVAYPGREAYVKFLESIMAQQKEPISALEIVTD
- a CDS encoding LBF_0142 family lipoprotein, which translates into the protein MFHSKNLILLSLLLLLSCGTADLRPPHLSYEKVDQDLKKKGLAVVTNPPIKELTPGDWKEYKQVQFIIKDVWHSNFVRFFTPIKEPELRMRVHLDFEADAMQVEFLGGEKKGLIYGLEKKSTYQISADTGKAYSDDTEVRIYLESLRLYLTLPWKLKNFPIIQYSGQKQKLDQLYEVVYFTSVQMNATADTDQYLGYFEQKSGALEWLEFTYRELFTFYQGVLKYGFYEPWNGKQYPRRITILDRFEDPDFVHEIRIEKIEIPVKPMEEVDKVLELPGIQN
- a CDS encoding phasin-related domain-containing protein: MEKQIMDILNAGIGLFQSGKEGLEKAKTQLESTYNELVSKGALDNTEESVKIRQSVDKILTDIKEFSSVAGKNYDETRSKIVENYNKIAEEIKAKMPEGKIESVKAKINEVAESIKKTGAAKA
- a CDS encoding flagellar motor protein MotB, translated to MRRRSRFVSKEDKHVESNDRWLLTYADMITLLLGLFIILYAVSKVDSKRLNEVAKDIKRGFGLNVSSVGALLDGGSGILEDDTMVPKSEVFRLWERIGFALKTLKEKAKLKLGLAETEELKLTFAGSDLASDDVLKTDPDLKFAFEQLAVLSKGMDIDIVVRVHIPYESQIDKSKFQNSWDYHSNRASLLAEKLVNEYGIPKEQVSVQGYAMFQKSKTSDTPEKKANEERIEILIRKKETADTTK
- a CDS encoding LA_2478/LA_2722/LA_4182 family protein; translation: MNSFLNRSKFKTYPNTSFVFIILLFLLCQLSSCKKEKGINHIEWQNESLTLTSELCKKFRECADAEWNSIPENLKKFTESRLEESNCQKRFRESNAYKLIGSDPIQIQSTFKECYKQVMASSCKDLQTGKMNQLPACVLFQKIQN
- a CDS encoding tetratricopeptide repeat protein; translation: MFKHLLLISSFFLLCFPISSDDSEPTLDCRNTIRPSFPAKRVLMVHVDTNQKVGDSLQAGQVAGTMTPLPEVISKKFETQFRTAEQLYAEKKFNEAVAVLEPTVKVEKNNPFLWNLYGRALYAANRKKESFVAYQTLLSIIDADETYFEDGSPNLVVLDAWFLEAYWKISTLYLDQGEYAKSIFYNRKMLDVVTYANKHYDPEKMIYNVSALSYLAEAYYFLKIKEANQYYACETLKLDKDNQYVFQFLLL
- a CDS encoding MIP/aquaporin family protein, with the protein product MELVGEFFGTAVLILLGDGVVAGVLLEKSKAKDGGWITITTAWALAVCFGVLVAKALGSPGAHLNPAVTFSACIQSGDYSILLPYSLAQVSGAALGAFLVYLHYLPHWKETRDPGKILAVFSTEPAIKHTLSNVISEGFGTFLLVLGIHAIFSPLNGGAPGIAGTGFVALLVWAIGLSMGGTTGYAINPARDLGPRIIHSIVKIPNKGNSGWKYAWLPVVIPLVGGGLAAVVIRWVVV